In Pectinophora gossypiella chromosome 17, ilPecGoss1.1, whole genome shotgun sequence, one DNA window encodes the following:
- the LOC126374461 gene encoding NADH dehydrogenase [ubiquinone] iron-sulfur protein 4, mitochondrial gives MFKIISSTASLCKTPLSRSLPAFSTCSARLAGVDPTCVKEAPKIDNDAVLALPEKKHELETQECTVCVPAKVDLTPITGVPEEHVVTRRVRIYQPTKNAMQSGTSNIHHWEMEFDNRQRWENPLMGWTSTGDPLSNMKVQFAKPEDAIEHCEKNGWAWFLDLPKKDKSLKPKSYGLNFSWNRRTRVSTK, from the exons atgtttaaaataatttctagCACTGCGAGTCTTTGCAAGACTCCGTTATCTAG GTCTCTTCCAGCATTTTCGACATGCAGCGCTAGATTAGCAGGCGTAGATCCTACTTGTGTCAAAGAAGCGCCTAAGATTGACAATGACGCGGTATTGGCTCTGCCGGAGAAGAAGCATGAGCTGGAAACACAGGAGTGCACCGTATGCGTGCCTGCTAAG GTTGACCTGACTCCAATCACAGGGGTCCCAGAAGAGCATGTGGTCACTCGTCGTGTACGTATCTACCAGCCCACTAAAAATGCCATGCAGAGTGGTACTAGCAACATCCATCACTGGGAGATGGAGTTTGACAACCGCCAGCGCTGGGAAAATCCCCTCATGGGTTGGACTTCCACCGGAGACCCACTTTCAAACATGAAGGTTCAATTCGCCAAGCCGGAAGATGCAATTGAGCATTGTGAGAAGAATGGCTGGGCATGGTTCCTGGATCTGCCCAAGAAAGACAAGAGCTTGAAACCTAAAAGCTACGGTCTCAACTTCTCATGGAATCGTCGTACCAGGGTCTCCACCAAGTAG